A window from Nitrospirota bacterium encodes these proteins:
- the fabG gene encoding 3-oxoacyl-[acyl-carrier-protein] reductase, whose amino-acid sequence MLENKVAVISGAAKGIGRAVAIELAGEGANISFNFLKSNKEAMDMEKEIKDLGVNVKSFQADIKNYDDVKSWVDNTKELFGGIDIVINNAGIIRDRALALMAPDDWREVINTNLDGTFNLTRAAIVTLIKQKNGIIVNISSVSGITGMPRQTNYAASKAGIIGFTKSLAKEVAPYAIRVNAVAPGFIETDMLKDLKEEYKTQMIKHIPQGRLGKPEEVAKVVKFLVSDDARYITGQTIIIDGGMSTV is encoded by the coding sequence TTGCTTGAAAATAAAGTGGCTGTCATCAGCGGCGCTGCAAAAGGGATAGGCCGGGCTGTTGCTATAGAATTAGCCGGTGAAGGCGCGAATATAAGCTTTAATTTTCTAAAAAGCAATAAAGAGGCAATGGATATGGAGAAGGAAATAAAGGATTTGGGTGTGAATGTTAAATCATTTCAGGCGGATATTAAAAACTATGATGATGTGAAGTCATGGGTGGATAATACAAAGGAGTTATTTGGAGGCATTGATATTGTAATTAACAATGCCGGCATAATCAGGGACAGGGCGCTGGCCCTTATGGCTCCTGATGACTGGCGTGAAGTGATTAATACTAATTTAGACGGGACCTTCAATCTTACGAGGGCGGCTATTGTGACATTAATAAAACAGAAGAACGGCATTATAGTCAATATCAGTTCAGTAAGCGGCATTACGGGCATGCCCCGGCAGACTAATTATGCGGCTTCAAAAGCAGGAATAATCGGGTTCACCAAATCTCTTGCCAAAGAAGTTGCGCCTTATGCGATCAGGGTTAATGCGGTAGCTCCCGGTTTTATTGAAACGGATATGCTTAAAGATTTAAAAGAAGAATACAAAACTCAGATGATAAAACACATACCACAGGGCAGATTAGGCAAACCAGAAGAGGTGGCAAAAGTTGTAAAATTTTTGGTTAGCGATGATGCGCGTTATATTACCGGGCAGACAATAATTATAGACGGCGGCATGAGTACGGTATAA
- a CDS encoding beta-ketoacyl-[acyl-carrier-protein] synthase family protein — MSKRRIVITGLGVIAPNGIGKEQFWGALREGRSGIKPISRFNTSRFKCKSAGEISDFKPTYFLGHKGLKDIDRTTRLLCSAAKLAIEDAGLNINYKNTDDFGVCTGTTLSALWNIVEFGKGLIEDGPLFTDAALFPGMVINAASSQVSIRFNIQGFNTTVSTGYSSSIDALKYAIDFIRLGRIKAVLVGGVESLSLASFTGFYRLGFFAGINGEELSCPFDRRRNGIILGEGAAVIVVEDEEYARERGASIYAEIKDTGNCFDSYRMGKYEPGAKGLKESIKRAIENSELDIKDIDYISAAANSVPMQDKLETKAIKDVFGKYAYNIPVSSIKSMIGETFSAGGLFQMAAAIGSTVYGFIPPTVNYKVKDNDCNLDYVANKSRTVRVRNVLINNCGPGGSNASLIISKYQ, encoded by the coding sequence ATGAGCAAGAGAAGAATTGTAATAACAGGGCTTGGGGTAATTGCGCCTAACGGCATAGGGAAGGAACAATTCTGGGGCGCATTGAGAGAAGGCCGCTCCGGGATTAAGCCGATTAGCCGGTTTAATACAAGCAGGTTTAAATGTAAATCTGCAGGTGAGATATCTGATTTCAAACCAACGTATTTTCTGGGTCATAAAGGTTTAAAGGATATTGACAGGACTACAAGGCTGCTGTGTTCTGCCGCAAAATTAGCCATAGAAGACGCAGGATTAAATATTAACTATAAAAATACTGATGATTTCGGGGTCTGCACGGGAACTACTTTGTCTGCGCTCTGGAATATTGTTGAGTTTGGTAAAGGACTGATAGAGGATGGTCCGCTTTTTACTGATGCCGCGCTTTTCCCGGGAATGGTAATAAATGCAGCTTCAAGCCAGGTTTCAATCCGGTTCAATATACAAGGGTTTAATACGACTGTTTCTACAGGATACAGTTCAAGTATAGATGCATTGAAATATGCAATAGATTTTATCAGATTGGGACGGATTAAGGCGGTTTTAGTAGGCGGGGTGGAGAGTCTTTCTCTGGCAAGTTTTACAGGGTTTTATCGTCTGGGTTTTTTTGCCGGGATAAATGGCGAGGAATTATCCTGCCCATTTGACAGACGGCGAAATGGAATCATTTTAGGTGAAGGCGCGGCAGTTATAGTCGTGGAAGATGAGGAGTATGCGAGGGAAAGAGGGGCCAGTATTTATGCTGAAATTAAAGATACAGGCAATTGTTTTGATTCCTACAGGATGGGTAAGTACGAACCCGGAGCAAAAGGATTAAAGGAAAGCATAAAAAGGGCAATAGAAAATTCCGAATTGGACATTAAAGACATAGATTATATAAGTGCAGCGGCAAACTCTGTGCCTATGCAGGATAAGTTAGAGACAAAAGCCATAAAGGATGTTTTCGGCAAATATGCTTACAATATCCCGGTGAGCTCCATCAAGTCAATGATAGGCGAGACATTCAGCGCAGGCGGTTTGTTCCAGATGGCCGCTGCCATAGGCAGTACGGTTTATGGTTTTATACCGCCTACTGTTAATTACAAGGTAAAGGATAATGATTGCAATCTTGATTATGTAGCAAATAAATCCAGAACAGTCAGGGTAAGAAATGTATTGATTAACAATTGCGGACCCGGCGGAAGTAATGCGTCGCTAATCATATCCAAATATCAATAA
- a CDS encoding acyl carrier protein — MPNRLEEELRQLVSNVTEVPVEKLTLDADFFKDLVIDSLKAIEIVAAFEKKYRIIIPEKDIPNIRNLRQIIEYTKNIKL, encoded by the coding sequence ATGCCAAACAGGTTAGAAGAGGAATTGAGGCAATTAGTTTCAAATGTTACTGAGGTACCGGTAGAAAAACTGACGCTTGATGCAGACTTTTTCAAAGATTTAGTGATTGATTCATTAAAGGCGATTGAGATTGTAGCCGCCTTTGAAAAAAAGTACCGGATTATTATCCCTGAAAAAGATATCCCTAATATCAGAAATCTGAGACAGATAATAGAATATACTAAGAATATAAAGCTATAG
- the fabZ gene encoding 3-hydroxyacyl-ACP dehydratase FabZ — translation MIFDKEKIKSILPHREPFLFIDGVIEINGAEKVVAVKHIENDESFFEGHFPGRPIMPGVLMIEAMAQASIILYYIAKPEIVKTNPDYYLGNVKAEFILPVYPGDKLIIEVRGVKILDYAAITDCVIKVKDKITAKANLVFAVRSKNE, via the coding sequence ATGATTTTTGATAAGGAAAAAATCAAATCTATTTTGCCGCATCGGGAGCCGTTTCTTTTTATTGACGGGGTTATTGAGATTAATGGCGCTGAAAAGGTTGTTGCAGTCAAACACATAGAGAACGATGAAAGCTTTTTTGAAGGACATTTCCCCGGCAGACCTATAATGCCGGGTGTTTTAATGATAGAGGCCATGGCGCAGGCTTCAATAATCCTTTATTACATTGCCAAGCCTGAAATAGTTAAGACGAACCCTGATTATTATCTCGGCAATGTCAAGGCAGAGTTTATTTTACCGGTATATCCGGGGGATAAACTCATTATAGAAGTACGCGGTGTAAAGATTCTGGACTATGCTGCAATTACGGATTGTGTGATAAAGGTGAAGGATAAAATTACGGCTAAGGCAAATCTTGTTTTTGCCGTTAGAAGTAAGAATGAATAA
- a CDS encoding beta-ketoacyl-[acyl-carrier-protein] synthase family protein: MNNRRVVVTGIGVVSSVGIGRDEFWKAVINGKSGITKVDSFDTSEFRCHYAGEIKDFRPEDFIARRKVQFLGRTSQLAISAAALALEDAGLSPKDINKKGAGVIIGTTMGEKPLEESIDIWFMAGADNMSKTKILQSSANNIPANVSNYFKLLGPNYLIPTACAAGNYAIGYSFDLIRKGDLDYAVAGGADSFSKLAFSGFHRIYAMSPEKCQPFDKNRKGMMVGEGAGILILESLESALERNSGIYAEIAGYGLSCDAYHMTASQVDGIEKAMRKALKDADVEEREVDYINAHGTGTQGNDKNECAAIKRVFKQKFKTVPVSSIKSMLGHPMGAASAIEALTCCLAVKENIIPPTINFENTDPNCDIDCVPNKARVKKVNIALNNGFAFGGNNSCLVIKKFH, from the coding sequence ATGAATAACAGAAGAGTTGTAGTAACGGGAATCGGAGTTGTTTCGTCTGTGGGAATAGGCAGAGATGAGTTTTGGAAAGCCGTAATAAACGGCAAATCAGGGATAACAAAGGTTGATTCATTTGACACCAGTGAATTCAGGTGTCACTATGCCGGTGAGATTAAGGACTTCAGACCGGAGGATTTTATTGCAAGGAGGAAAGTGCAATTCCTTGGCAGGACCTCACAATTAGCCATATCTGCCGCTGCCCTGGCGTTAGAAGATGCCGGATTATCTCCGAAGGATATTAATAAAAAAGGGGCAGGCGTTATTATCGGAACAACTATGGGTGAAAAGCCTTTGGAGGAATCCATTGATATCTGGTTTATGGCAGGGGCAGACAATATGAGCAAGACAAAAATACTTCAGTCTTCGGCGAATAATATACCTGCTAATGTTTCCAATTATTTTAAACTTTTGGGACCTAATTATCTTATTCCAACGGCATGTGCGGCAGGCAATTATGCCATAGGTTACAGCTTTGACTTAATAAGAAAAGGGGATTTGGACTATGCTGTAGCAGGCGGCGCTGATTCATTCTCCAAGCTTGCATTCAGCGGCTTTCACCGCATCTATGCAATGTCCCCTGAAAAATGTCAGCCGTTTGATAAAAATAGAAAAGGCATGATGGTCGGCGAAGGAGCAGGAATTCTTATCCTTGAGTCGCTGGAGTCTGCATTAGAAAGGAACTCAGGCATATATGCAGAAATAGCCGGTTATGGACTTAGCTGTGATGCCTATCATATGACTGCCTCTCAGGTAGATGGTATTGAAAAGGCAATGCGCAAGGCTTTAAAGGATGCAGACGTTGAAGAAAGAGAAGTTGATTATATAAACGCTCATGGAACAGGCACTCAGGGCAATGATAAGAATGAATGTGCTGCCATTAAGAGGGTTTTTAAGCAAAAATTTAAAACAGTTCCTGTGAGTTCTATAAAATCAATGCTGGGTCATCCTATGGGCGCTGCTTCTGCGATTGAGGCGCTGACCTGCTGCCTTGCAGTTAAAGAAAATATCATTCCGCCGACTATAAATTTTGAAAATACGGATCCAAACTGTGACATAGATTGCGTTCCCAACAAAGCAAGAGTAAAGAAGGTGAATATCGCATTAAATAATGGATTTGCTTTTGGAGGCAATAATTCTTGCCTGGTGATTAAGAAGTTTCATTAA